From one Rosa rugosa chromosome 4, drRosRugo1.1, whole genome shotgun sequence genomic stretch:
- the LOC133745135 gene encoding uncharacterized protein LOC133745135: MRIIAVARSFRARPTLPKATGHLQVRAFQPDFVPRDPKAKPIRYKYPEVYNPYGPRPPPSDKIVQLAERIAALAPAERCQLGPALVEKLKLPQLQPISTEGMDLGPQGGAAGGSKAEEKKVEKTAFDVKLEKFEASAKIKVIKEVRAFTSLGLKEAKDLVEKAPCVLKQGLTKEEANDMIEKLKAAGGVAVME, translated from the coding sequence ATGAGGATCATTGCAGTTGCCAGATCTTTTCGTGCTCGTCCCACACTACCAAAAGCAACTGGTCATTTGCAAGTTCGTGCGTTCCAACCCGATTTTGTTCCGAGGGATCCCAAGGCCAAGCCGATACGCTACAAATATCCGGAAGTCTATAACCCCTATGGCCCTAGACCCCCACCCTCGGATAAAATTGTTCAGCTTGCTGAAAGAATTGCGGCGCTGGCCCCTGCAGAACGGTGTCAACTTGGTCCTGCACTCGTGGAGAAGCTAAAGCTTCCGCAGCTGCAGCCCATATCAACAGAAGGCATGGACTTAGGTCCACAGGGAGGGGCTGCTGGTGGGTCAAAGGCTGAGGAGAAGAAGGTTGAGAAAACTGCTTTTGATGTCAAATTGGAGAAGTTTGAAGCATCTGCAAAAATCAAGGTGATCAAGGAAGTGCGGGCTTTTACCAGTCTCGGATTGAAGGAGGCTAAAGACCTTGTTGAGAAGGCACCTTGTGTGCTGAAACAAGGGCTTACCAAAGAGGAAGCAAATGACATGATTGAGAAACTAAAGGCTGCTGGAGGAGTTGCTGTTATGGAGTAA